One Orrella dioscoreae genomic window carries:
- the hpnE gene encoding hydroxysqualene dehydroxylase HpnE: MRVGIVGAGWAGLAAAVSLRDAGCQVTVFEASHVPGGRARRVTHEDFPGNLDNGQHILLGAYADTLSLIRRLRGDTDALQRLPLRLESVDGHTRVRAPRLPAPLHMGAALLLGRGLGLGGRWAAVRMMRALKKRDWHVPPGYTVRDLLDAHHQPAALRARLWAPLCLAALNTPVESACAALFAHVLRDSLDRGGRAASDMLLPREDLSTLWPDAAITLVDWRPGHTVRDLGHGADGVTLDGEAFDAAVLAVPPRAAQRLIAGLPPAPGSSLLRQTLGGYEYQPIATVNLRLAGPWRLPQPILMLSEDPAHGQLGQWVIDRGTLTGQSDGELAIVVSAAQSALDMDKDALTQAVIAQLRDQLKRRRKPWPALPEIAASTVVIEKRATFSAVPGLRRAHPRSPWRRIMLAGDWTDTGYPGVLEGAVRSGQAAAREVLSLRQAPAPSTAPSR; the protein is encoded by the coding sequence ATGAGGGTCGGTATCGTGGGGGCCGGCTGGGCCGGCCTGGCCGCGGCCGTGAGCCTGCGCGACGCGGGCTGCCAGGTGACGGTCTTCGAGGCCTCGCACGTGCCCGGCGGCCGGGCGCGCCGCGTCACGCATGAAGACTTCCCCGGCAACCTGGACAATGGCCAGCACATCCTGCTGGGCGCCTATGCCGACACCCTGTCGCTGATCCGCCGCCTGCGCGGCGACACCGATGCGCTGCAACGCCTGCCGCTGCGCCTGGAAAGCGTCGATGGTCACACGCGCGTGCGTGCGCCGCGCCTGCCCGCCCCGCTGCACATGGGTGCCGCGCTGCTGCTGGGCCGGGGCCTCGGCCTGGGCGGACGCTGGGCGGCCGTGCGCATGATGCGCGCGCTGAAGAAGCGCGACTGGCATGTGCCGCCCGGCTATACCGTGCGCGACCTGCTGGACGCCCACCACCAGCCCGCTGCGCTGCGCGCGCGGCTCTGGGCACCGCTGTGCCTGGCGGCGTTGAACACGCCGGTCGAGTCCGCCTGCGCCGCCCTGTTCGCGCACGTGCTGCGTGACAGCCTGGATCGCGGCGGACGCGCGGCCAGCGACATGCTGCTGCCGCGCGAAGATCTTTCCACCCTGTGGCCGGATGCCGCCATCACGCTGGTCGACTGGCGTCCGGGCCACACGGTGCGCGACCTGGGCCATGGCGCCGACGGCGTCACGCTGGATGGCGAGGCATTCGATGCCGCGGTGCTGGCGGTGCCCCCGCGCGCGGCGCAGCGCCTGATCGCCGGCCTGCCGCCTGCCCCGGGCAGTTCCCTGCTGCGCCAGACGCTGGGCGGCTATGAATACCAGCCCATCGCCACCGTGAACCTGCGGCTGGCGGGCCCGTGGCGGCTGCCGCAACCCATCCTGATGCTGAGCGAGGATCCTGCCCACGGCCAACTCGGACAATGGGTCATCGACCGGGGCACGCTGACCGGCCAGTCCGACGGCGAACTCGCCATCGTGGTGAGCGCGGCCCAGTCCGCGCTGGACATGGACAAGGACGCCCTGACGCAAGCCGTGATCGCGCAACTGCGTGATCAGTTGAAGCGCCGCCGCAAGCCCTGGCCTGCCCTGCCCGAGATCGCCGCCAGCACGGTGGTGATCGAGAAGCGCGCCACGTTTTCGGCCGTGCCCGGCCTGCGGCGCGCGCATCCGCGCAGCCCCTGGCGGCGCATCATGCTGGCGGGCGACTGGACCGACACCGGTTATCCGGGCGTCCTGGAAGGCGCCGTGCGCAGCGGCCAGGCCGCCGCCCGCGAGGTGCTCAGCCTGCGGCAAGCCCCCGCACCGTCCACAGCCCCAAGCCGGTGA
- the hpnC gene encoding squalene synthase HpnC — MGVNHYENFPVASLLLPARLRRAVSDIYRYARTADDIADEGNAHPHTRLSRLAEYRAALHRIGSRPGCSREVASGELSPIFEPLAETITRHQLPIAPFYDLLSAFEQDVSVHRYNDYDTLLDYCTRSANPVGRLMLHLYGAADPGNLRESDAICTGLQLVNFWQDVHQDWNKGRVYLPQQDMQRYEVTEKTIATQQVTPAWTALMRFQTQRARTLLHFGAPLARRLSGRIGLELRLVIQGGLRILERIDAVQGDIFLQRPVLRPRDWAIMLWRARV; from the coding sequence ATGGGCGTCAATCACTACGAGAACTTTCCGGTAGCGTCGCTGCTGCTGCCTGCGCGCCTGCGGCGGGCGGTATCGGACATCTACCGCTATGCCCGCACGGCCGATGACATCGCCGACGAAGGCAATGCGCATCCGCACACCCGCCTTTCCCGCCTCGCCGAATACCGGGCCGCGCTGCATCGCATCGGCTCGCGTCCGGGCTGTAGCCGCGAAGTGGCGTCGGGCGAACTCTCGCCCATCTTCGAGCCCCTGGCCGAGACCATCACCCGGCACCAATTGCCCATCGCGCCCTTCTATGACCTGCTCTCGGCCTTTGAACAGGACGTCTCGGTCCATCGCTACAACGACTACGACACCCTGCTGGACTATTGCACCCGCTCCGCCAACCCCGTGGGCCGGCTGATGCTGCACCTGTATGGCGCCGCCGACCCCGGCAACCTGCGCGAGTCCGATGCCATCTGCACTGGCTTGCAGCTGGTGAATTTCTGGCAGGACGTGCACCAGGACTGGAACAAGGGCCGCGTCTACCTGCCCCAGCAGGACATGCAGCGCTACGAGGTGACGGAAAAAACCATCGCCACCCAGCAGGTGACCCCAGCGTGGACTGCGCTCATGCGCTTCCAGACCCAACGCGCGCGCACCCTGTTACACTTCGGCGCGCCGCTGGCCCGCCGCCTGTCCGGACGCATCGGTCTCGAACTCAGGCTGGTGATCCAGGGCGGCCTGCGCATCCTGGAGCGGATCGATGCCGTCCAGGGCGACATCTTCCTGCAGCGTCCCGTCCTGCGCCCCCGGGATTGGGCAATCATGCTGTGGCGCGCGAGGGTATAG
- the crcB gene encoding fluoride efflux transporter CrcB, with translation MVQLFSPFHFLVIGVGAALGAWARWLLGAWLNASPQGWPWGTLAANLVGGYLIGVVLGVVVAHPEWPAWIRLAAVTGFLGGLTTFSTFSAETVGLLSHGRYLLALGYAGASLAGSLVLTGLGLWTVRGLAAG, from the coding sequence ATGGTCCAGTTGTTCAGCCCCTTCCATTTCCTTGTCATCGGCGTGGGCGCCGCCCTGGGTGCCTGGGCGCGCTGGCTGCTGGGTGCCTGGCTGAACGCCTCCCCGCAGGGCTGGCCCTGGGGAACCCTGGCGGCGAATCTGGTGGGGGGCTACCTGATCGGCGTGGTGCTGGGCGTGGTGGTGGCGCACCCTGAATGGCCCGCCTGGATCCGCCTGGCGGCGGTCACGGGTTTCCTGGGCGGCCTCACCACGTTCTCCACGTTTTCCGCCGAGACGGTCGGGCTGCTGAGCCATGGCCGCTATCTGCTGGCCCTGGGCTATGCCGGCGCGAGCCTGGCAGGCTCGCTGGTGCTCACCGGCTTGGGGCTGTGGACGGTGCGGGGGCTTGCCGCAGGCTGA
- the radA gene encoding DNA repair protein RadA produces MAKTKTQFVCSECGGTSPKWQGKCPHCNAWNTLEETLEPSAAAGGHRYAPLAASTPVRTLSEIEARELPRLPTGLEEFDRVLGGGLVAGGVVLIGGDPGIGKSTLLLQALVSMSGAARVLYVTGEESAEQVALRARRLGVTSDNVDLLAEIRLESIQAALSEQKPAVAVIDSIQTVYSGELTAAPGSVSQVRECAAQLTRYAKQTGIPIVMIGHVTKDGTLAGPRVLEHIVDTVLYFEGDTHSSFRLVRAFKNRYGAVNELGVFAMTDRGLRGVANPSALFLSQHAQQVSGSCVMATQEGTRPLLVEIQALVDSAHAPNPKRLTVGLEGNRLAMLLAVLHRHAGVATYDQDVFVNAVGGVRIAEPAADLPVLLAIMSSLRDRPLPQGMIAFGEVGLAGEIRPAPRGQERLREAAKLGFNVALVPKANAPRQPIEGLEVWAVDRLDAALERLR; encoded by the coding sequence ATGGCCAAGACTAAAACGCAGTTCGTCTGTTCCGAGTGTGGCGGCACCTCGCCGAAGTGGCAGGGCAAGTGCCCGCATTGCAACGCCTGGAACACGCTCGAGGAAACCCTGGAACCGTCGGCCGCGGCCGGCGGGCACCGCTATGCGCCGCTGGCGGCCAGCACGCCCGTGCGCACGCTGTCCGAGATCGAGGCCCGCGAGTTGCCGCGCCTGCCCACCGGGCTGGAAGAGTTCGACAGGGTGCTGGGCGGCGGCCTGGTGGCGGGCGGCGTGGTGCTCATCGGCGGCGATCCGGGCATCGGCAAGTCCACGCTGCTGCTGCAGGCGCTGGTGTCCATGTCGGGCGCGGCCCGCGTGCTCTACGTCACGGGCGAAGAGTCCGCCGAGCAGGTCGCCTTGCGCGCCCGCCGGCTGGGCGTCACCTCGGACAATGTCGACCTGCTGGCCGAGATCCGGCTGGAATCCATCCAGGCGGCGCTCTCCGAGCAGAAGCCGGCCGTGGCCGTCATCGATTCCATCCAGACCGTCTATTCGGGCGAACTCACCGCCGCGCCCGGGTCGGTGTCGCAGGTGCGCGAGTGCGCCGCGCAGCTCACCCGCTATGCCAAGCAGACCGGCATCCCCATCGTGATGATCGGCCACGTCACCAAGGACGGCACGCTGGCCGGTCCGCGCGTGCTCGAGCACATCGTCGACACGGTGCTGTATTTCGAAGGCGACACGCACTCCTCTTTCCGCCTGGTGCGCGCCTTCAAGAACCGCTATGGCGCGGTCAACGAGCTGGGCGTCTTCGCCATGACCGACCGCGGCTTGCGCGGCGTGGCCAATCCATCGGCGCTGTTCCTGTCGCAGCATGCCCAGCAGGTGTCCGGTTCCTGCGTGATGGCGACGCAGGAGGGCACGCGGCCCCTGCTGGTCGAGATCCAGGCCCTGGTGGACAGCGCGCATGCGCCCAATCCCAAGCGCCTGACCGTGGGGCTGGAGGGCAACCGCCTGGCCATGCTGCTGGCGGTGCTGCACCGGCACGCGGGCGTGGCCACCTATGACCAGGATGTCTTCGTCAATGCGGTGGGCGGCGTGCGTATCGCCGAGCCCGCGGCCGACCTGCCGGTGCTGCTGGCCATCATGTCCTCCTTGCGCGACCGGCCCTTGCCCCAGGGCATGATCGCCTTCGGCGAAGTCGGCCTGGCGGGCGAGATCCGCCCCGCGCCACGCGGCCAGGAGCGCCTGCGCGAGGCCGCGAAGCTGGGCTTCAACGTGGCGCTGGTGCCCAAGGCCAACGCGCCGCGCCAGCCCATCGAGGGGCTGGAGGTCTGGGCGGTGGATCGGCTGGATGCGGCGCTGGAGCGCTTGCGCTAA
- a CDS encoding sulfite exporter TauE/SafE family protein, with translation MSLVVLVIGCLLSGAVIGLLGGILGIGGGLIAIPALGLVLGMDQQLAQGTALVMVLPTVLMAVRKYNQQARIDLSVAAAGALSAMVCTWLGARWALGMDPVTLRRSFAVFLFCVGAFYVWQTWRKPRTAAGQGGGAQASAPTLKRRQAALLGALAGTLGGFFGVGGAVIAVPVMTAVYALRQAAAQALALTMIIPGACVALFTYARSGSTDWVVGGALAAGSLLLVPVGVRIAYRLPERGLRAAFAVMLFGTVALLLAEG, from the coding sequence GTGTCTCTCGTCGTCCTGGTGATCGGCTGCCTGCTGAGCGGCGCGGTCATCGGCTTGCTGGGCGGCATCCTCGGCATCGGGGGCGGCCTGATCGCCATCCCCGCGCTGGGCCTCGTGCTGGGCATGGACCAGCAACTGGCCCAGGGCACGGCGCTCGTCATGGTGTTGCCCACCGTGCTCATGGCCGTGCGCAAGTACAACCAGCAGGCCCGCATCGACCTGTCGGTGGCGGCGGCCGGCGCGCTCAGCGCAATGGTCTGTACCTGGCTGGGCGCGCGCTGGGCCCTGGGCATGGACCCCGTGACCTTGCGGCGCAGTTTCGCGGTCTTCCTGTTCTGCGTCGGGGCCTTCTACGTCTGGCAGACCTGGCGCAAGCCGCGCACGGCGGCCGGGCAGGGCGGTGGCGCGCAGGCGTCCGCGCCCACCCTGAAACGACGCCAGGCCGCGTTGCTGGGGGCGCTGGCAGGAACGCTGGGCGGCTTCTTCGGCGTGGGCGGCGCGGTGATCGCGGTGCCTGTCATGACCGCGGTCTACGCGTTGCGCCAGGCGGCGGCGCAGGCATTGGCGCTCACCATGATCATTCCGGGCGCCTGCGTGGCGCTGTTCACCTATGCGCGTTCCGGCAGCACCGACTGGGTCGTGGGCGGGGCGCTGGCTGCCGGCAGCCTGCTGCTGGTGCCGGTGGGGGTGCGCATCGCGTATCGCCTGCCCGAGCGCGGCCTGCGCGCGGCCTTTGCCGTGATGCTGTTCGGCACGGTGGCGCTGCTGCTGGCCGAGGGATGA
- a CDS encoding ABC transporter permease, whose amino-acid sequence MRPAWMPPVPGRLCVAVIRRHFLLWRKTAWSTVLGDVLDPMIVLLALGYGLGSMLPSIDGVAYITFLAAGSICMGTLYGATFEATYNAFSRLQVQRTWEAMLNTPMSLDDVIWAEALWATAKAVKSGIAILLVVAAMDISRAGTMLWIPPVLVLGGLVFASLALVVAVQARSYDFFTYYFTLFVTPMVFLSGVFFPVDRLPAALAALMALLPMTPIIELVRPLVLGEMPQLWWRHLGQLLLTASLAIWLASVLVRRRLLR is encoded by the coding sequence ATGAGGCCGGCCTGGATGCCACCCGTGCCCGGGCGCCTGTGCGTCGCGGTCATCCGCCGCCATTTCCTGCTGTGGCGCAAGACCGCCTGGAGCACGGTGCTGGGCGACGTGCTCGATCCCATGATCGTGCTGCTGGCGCTGGGCTACGGCCTGGGCAGCATGCTGCCCTCCATCGACGGCGTGGCCTATATCACCTTCCTGGCGGCGGGTTCCATCTGCATGGGCACGCTGTACGGCGCCACGTTCGAGGCGACCTACAACGCGTTCTCGCGCCTGCAGGTGCAGCGCACCTGGGAAGCCATGCTGAATACACCGATGTCGCTGGACGACGTGATCTGGGCCGAGGCGCTGTGGGCCACGGCCAAGGCGGTGAAAAGCGGCATCGCCATCCTGCTGGTGGTGGCCGCCATGGACATCTCGCGGGCCGGCACCATGCTGTGGATCCCGCCGGTGCTGGTGCTGGGCGGGCTGGTGTTCGCCTCGCTGGCCCTGGTGGTGGCGGTGCAGGCGCGCAGCTACGACTTCTTCACCTATTACTTCACCCTGTTCGTCACGCCGATGGTGTTCCTGTCCGGCGTGTTCTTCCCCGTGGATCGCCTGCCTGCCGCGCTGGCGGCCCTCATGGCGCTCTTGCCCATGACACCCATCATCGAGCTGGTGCGCCCGCTGGTCCTGGGCGAGATGCCCCAGCTGTGGTGGCGTCACCTGGGCCAGTTGCTGCTGACCGCGAGCCTGGCCATCTGGCTGGCCTCGGTGCTGGTGCGGCGGCGTTTGCTGCGCTGA
- a CDS encoding SDR family oxidoreductase, with the protein MKDMCVLVTGSTKGIGWAISRRLADLGCHVVGIARETDEVDFPGYLYACDLADAGATEDVLRTIREKFPIDGIVNNVGLDGPQPLGQIDLATLYNVFDLNVRAAVQVTQAFAETMKVRRSGRIVNVCSRAMWGAAERTSYAAAKSALASCTRTWALELAEFGITVNAVAPGPVETELFRQAHPVGSDAEKQALASVPMHRVGAPDDVAALIAFLLGPEAGFITGQIIGVDGGGALGQPY; encoded by the coding sequence GTGAAAGACATGTGCGTACTGGTGACGGGATCGACCAAGGGCATTGGCTGGGCCATCAGCCGCCGGCTGGCGGACCTGGGGTGTCACGTGGTGGGCATTGCCCGCGAGACCGACGAGGTCGATTTCCCCGGTTATCTCTATGCCTGCGACCTGGCGGATGCGGGCGCGACCGAGGACGTGCTGCGCACGATCCGCGAGAAATTCCCCATCGACGGCATCGTCAACAACGTCGGCCTGGATGGTCCGCAGCCCTTGGGCCAGATCGACCTGGCGACGCTCTACAACGTCTTCGACCTGAACGTGCGCGCCGCCGTGCAGGTGACGCAGGCCTTCGCGGAAACGATGAAGGTGCGCCGCAGCGGCCGCATCGTCAATGTCTGCAGCCGCGCCATGTGGGGCGCAGCCGAACGGACCAGCTACGCCGCGGCCAAGAGCGCGCTGGCCAGTTGCACCCGCACCTGGGCGCTGGAGCTGGCCGAGTTCGGCATCACCGTCAATGCGGTGGCGCCTGGGCCGGTCGAGACCGAACTGTTCCGCCAGGCCCATCCCGTGGGAAGCGACGCCGAGAAGCAGGCGCTGGCCTCGGTGCCCATGCATCGCGTGGGCGCGCCCGACGACGTGGCGGCGCTGATCGCCTTCCTGCTGGGGCCCGAGGCGGGCTTCATCACGGGCCAGATCATCGGCGTGGATGGGGGCGGGGCGCTGGGCCAGCCGTATTGA
- the hpnD gene encoding presqualene diphosphate synthase HpnD, protein MTPDDYCQEKAAKSGSSFYYAFLFLPPERRRAITALYAFCREVDDVVDEVSDASVARIKLAWWREQIAAMYAGRADHPVTRALAPHLETCHITQARLQAIIDGMEMDLDQTRYLDWPGLRKYCWHAAGVVGELSAGVFGHDDPATLVYAEKLGLAFQMTNIIRDVGDDARRGRIYLPIEDLQRFDVKAAEILNGTHSDRFEALMRFQAERARGLYREAMQALPESDRRKQRPGLMMAAIYHALLEEIEDERFQVLEQRISLTPLRKLWLAWKTWVGGGAGLVKRLAR, encoded by the coding sequence ATGACTCCCGACGACTACTGCCAGGAAAAGGCCGCCAAAAGCGGCTCCAGCTTCTATTACGCCTTCCTCTTCCTGCCGCCGGAACGCCGCCGCGCCATTACCGCGCTGTATGCCTTCTGCCGCGAGGTCGACGACGTCGTGGACGAAGTGTCCGACGCCTCGGTGGCGCGCATCAAGCTGGCCTGGTGGCGCGAACAGATTGCCGCCATGTACGCCGGCCGCGCCGATCACCCGGTGACGCGCGCCCTGGCGCCGCACCTGGAAACCTGTCACATCACCCAGGCACGCCTGCAGGCCATCATCGACGGCATGGAGATGGACCTGGACCAGACGCGTTACCTGGACTGGCCCGGCCTGCGCAAATATTGCTGGCACGCCGCTGGCGTGGTGGGCGAGCTGTCGGCCGGCGTGTTCGGCCATGACGACCCCGCCACGCTGGTCTATGCCGAAAAGCTGGGCCTGGCCTTCCAGATGACCAACATCATCCGCGACGTGGGCGACGACGCCCGCCGTGGCCGCATCTATCTGCCCATCGAGGACCTGCAGCGCTTCGACGTGAAGGCCGCCGAGATCCTCAACGGCACGCACTCCGACCGCTTCGAGGCGCTGATGCGCTTCCAGGCCGAGCGCGCCCGCGGGCTGTACCGCGAGGCCATGCAGGCCCTGCCCGAGTCCGACCGCCGCAAGCAGCGGCCCGGCCTCATGATGGCCGCCATCTATCACGCCCTGCTCGAGGAAATCGAGGACGAGCGCTTCCAGGTGCTGGAGCAGCGCATCTCGCTCACGCCCTTGCGCAAGCTCTGGTTGGCCTGGAAGACCTGGGTGGGCGGCGGCGCCGGACTCGTCAAGCGGCTGGCGCGATGA
- the thrC gene encoding threonine synthase, with translation MKYISTRGGMSPLPFSDVLLEGLAPDGGLAVPERLPQISADMLEAWRGLPYAELAFRVLLLFVKDIPAEDLRKMTYAAYNSEVFGSEDIVPLRPLDDELSLLGLSEGPTLAFKDIAMQFLGQVFEYVLAQRGARLNVLGATSGDTGSAAEYALRGKRGVQVFMLSPQGRMSSFQRAQMYSLQDANIHNIAVRGVFDDCQDIVKTLAGDLAFKAAYNLGAVNSINWARIAAQVVYYFHGWLRATKAPGEQVSFAVPSGNFGNILAGHIARSMGLPVRRLVLATNENNVLEEFFRTGIYRPRAAAQTYATSSPSMDISRASNFERFIFDLVNRDPARVRELWAALARDGQFDLSGELPNFSARYGFVAGTSSHADRLATIRATYERSGILIDPHTADGVKVARAFVEPGIPMLVLETALPAKFSDTIEEALGKPAPLPPGMEDLAQRPQRVETMECDAQLVRDYIARHAGDAA, from the coding sequence GTGAAGTACATCTCGACCCGGGGCGGCATGTCGCCCCTGCCGTTTTCCGACGTCCTGCTCGAAGGCCTGGCCCCTGATGGCGGCCTGGCCGTGCCCGAGCGCCTGCCGCAGATCTCGGCCGACATGCTGGAAGCCTGGCGCGGCCTGCCGTACGCGGAACTGGCGTTCCGCGTGCTGCTGCTCTTCGTCAAGGACATCCCCGCCGAAGACCTGCGCAAGATGACCTATGCGGCCTACAACAGCGAGGTCTTCGGCAGCGAGGACATCGTGCCGCTGCGCCCGCTGGATGACGAGCTGTCGCTGCTGGGCCTGTCCGAAGGCCCCACGCTGGCCTTCAAGGACATCGCCATGCAGTTCCTGGGGCAGGTGTTCGAGTACGTGCTGGCGCAACGCGGCGCCCGCCTGAACGTGCTGGGCGCCACCTCGGGTGACACCGGCTCTGCCGCCGAGTACGCCTTGCGCGGCAAGCGCGGCGTGCAGGTCTTCATGCTGTCGCCGCAAGGCCGCATGAGCAGCTTCCAGCGCGCGCAGATGTATTCGCTGCAGGACGCCAACATCCACAACATCGCCGTGCGCGGCGTGTTCGATGATTGCCAGGACATCGTCAAGACGCTGGCCGGCGACCTGGCGTTCAAGGCCGCCTACAACCTGGGCGCGGTCAACTCCATCAACTGGGCGCGCATCGCCGCCCAGGTGGTCTATTACTTCCACGGCTGGCTGCGCGCCACCAAGGCCCCGGGCGAGCAGGTCTCGTTCGCCGTGCCCTCGGGCAACTTCGGCAACATCCTGGCGGGCCACATCGCCCGCAGCATGGGCCTGCCCGTGCGCCGCCTGGTCCTGGCCACCAACGAGAACAACGTGCTGGAAGAGTTCTTCCGCACCGGCATCTATCGTCCGCGCGCGGCCGCGCAGACCTACGCCACGTCCAGTCCGTCCATGGACATCTCGCGCGCCTCGAACTTCGAGCGCTTCATCTTCGACCTGGTCAACCGCGACCCGGCGCGTGTGCGCGAGCTGTGGGCGGCGCTGGCCCGTGACGGCCAGTTCGACCTGTCCGGCGAGCTGCCGAACTTCTCCGCGCGCTACGGTTTCGTGGCGGGCACGAGCTCGCATGCCGACCGCCTGGCCACCATCCGCGCCACCTACGAGCGCAGCGGCATCCTGATCGATCCGCACACGGCCGATGGCGTGAAGGTCGCCCGCGCGTTCGTGGAGCCCGGCATTCCCATGCTGGTGCTGGAAACCGCGCTGCCGGCGAAGTTCTCTGACACCATCGAGGAAGCGCTGGGCAAGCCCGCGCCCCTGCCGCCCGGCATGGAAGACCTGGCGCAGCGGCCGCAGCGTGTCGAGACCATGGAATGCGACGCCCAACTGGTGCGCGACTACATCGCCCGCCATGCCGGGGACGCGGCCTGA
- a CDS encoding ATP-binding cassette domain-containing protein yields MNGPALKVEGLVKRFGARAIIDGLSFQIQRGECYGLLGPNGAGKTTTLRALLGLTPQHGGRIDVLGHEVPAQASQARARIGVVPQNDNLDPDFTVAENLLVFGRYFGLSDGEARARIPALLDFAALTAKADARITELSGGMKRRLTLARAMVNDPDLIVMDEPTTGLDPQARHLIWERLKMLLARGKTILLTTHFMDEAERLCTRLGVIDHGRLMAEGTPRRLIAEHVEPQVVEVYGDGLTAWLAGHRAQVDGRVEVSGETAFCYVHDADPLVHALQGRDDLRFLHRPANLEDLFLRLTGRGMRDET; encoded by the coding sequence CTGAACGGGCCTGCGCTGAAAGTGGAAGGGCTGGTCAAGCGCTTTGGCGCGCGCGCCATCATCGATGGCCTGTCCTTCCAGATCCAGCGTGGCGAATGCTACGGCTTGCTCGGTCCCAACGGGGCCGGCAAGACCACCACCCTGCGCGCGCTGCTGGGGCTCACGCCCCAGCATGGCGGCCGCATCGATGTGCTGGGCCACGAGGTGCCCGCGCAGGCCAGCCAGGCCCGTGCGCGCATCGGCGTCGTGCCCCAGAACGACAATCTCGATCCTGATTTCACGGTGGCCGAGAACCTGCTCGTGTTCGGCCGCTATTTCGGCCTGTCCGATGGCGAGGCCCGCGCCCGCATTCCGGCGTTGCTGGATTTCGCGGCGCTCACGGCCAAGGCCGATGCGCGCATCACCGAGCTTTCTGGCGGCATGAAGCGCCGCCTGACCCTGGCGCGTGCCATGGTCAACGACCCCGACCTCATCGTCATGGACGAGCCCACCACCGGGCTCGACCCCCAGGCGCGCCACCTGATCTGGGAGCGCCTGAAGATGCTGCTGGCGCGCGGCAAGACCATCCTGCTCACCACCCATTTCATGGACGAGGCCGAGCGGCTCTGCACCCGGCTGGGCGTGATCGACCACGGCCGCCTGATGGCCGAGGGCACGCCGCGCCGGCTCATCGCCGAGCACGTCGAACCCCAGGTGGTCGAGGTCTATGGCGACGGCCTGACGGCCTGGCTGGCCGGCCACCGGGCGCAGGTGGACGGCCGCGTCGAGGTCAGCGGCGAGACGGCGTTCTGCTATGTGCACGACGCCGATCCGCTGGTGCACGCGCTGCAGGGCAGGGACGACCTGCGCTTCCTGCACCGCCCGGCCAACCTGGAAGACCTGTTCCTGCGCCTGACCGGGCGCGGCATGCGAGACGAAACATGA